One window of Klebsiella quasivariicola genomic DNA carries:
- the osmE gene encoding osmotically-inducible lipoprotein OsmE, with the protein MNKSLAGILGVTVALTLLAGCTAYDRTKDQFTQPVVKDVKKGMSRQQVMQIAGKPSTEVTMVHARGTCQTYILGQRDGKVETYFVALDETGHVMNSGYQTCAEYDTDPRNAK; encoded by the coding sequence ATGAACAAAAGCTTAGCAGGAATACTGGGCGTCACCGTCGCGTTAACCTTACTCGCGGGCTGTACCGCTTACGACCGTACCAAAGACCAGTTTACTCAGCCGGTGGTGAAAGATGTTAAGAAAGGGATGTCGCGTCAGCAGGTGATGCAGATTGCCGGCAAACCTTCAACGGAAGTTACCATGGTCCATGCTCGCGGCACCTGTCAGACCTACATCCTCGGTCAACGAGATGGTAAAGTGGAAACCTATTTTGTGGCCCTCGACGAAACAGGCCATGTCATGAACTCCGGCTACCAGACCTGCGCTGAGTATGATACCGACCCGCGCAACGCCAAGTAA
- the katE gene encoding catalase HPII, which yields MSDKHPNPHHQQAPVHDSEEAQPGLDSLAPDDREWRPTPKPTAPGAEPTAPGSLKAPETHSSKLDALEPQRKGGEDFPLTTNQGVRIADDQNSLRAGTRGPTLLEDFILREKITHFDHERIPERIVHARGSAAHGYFQPYKSLAALTKADFLSAADKVTPVFVRFSTVQGGAGSADTVRDIRGFATKFYTDEGIFDLVGNNTPVFFIQDAIKFPDFVHAVKPEPHWAIPQGQSAHDTFWDYVSLQPETLHNVMWAMSDRGIPRSYRTMEGFGIHTFRLINAEGKATFVRFHWKPVAGKASLVWDEAQKLTGRDPDFHRRELWEAIEAGDYPEFELGLQLIPEENEFDFDFDLLDPTKLIPEALVPVQRVGKMVLNRNPDNFFAENEQAAFHPGHIVPGIDFSNDPLLQGRLFSYTDTQISRLGGPNFHEIPINRPTCPYHNFQRDGMHRMDIDTNPANYEPNSINDNWPRETPPAAKRGGFESLAERVDGEKIRQRSPSFGEYYAQPRLFWLSQTPIEQQHIIDGFSFELSKVVRTWIRERVVDHLAHIDTRLAEAVGANLGLELSDEQRAITLPSPVNGVEKDPSLSLYADAEGDVKGRVVAVLLNEHTSAQDLVHLLQALQAHGVHSKLLFSRMGEVIADDGSPVPIAGTFAGSPSLTVDAVVVPGGDLSALSQSGDARYYLLEAYKHLKPILLAGDARQLTSVLQVPSQGEEGVIVTDALDTPAADALLALMTAHRVWSRSPKIAAIPA from the coding sequence ATGTCTGATAAGCACCCGAACCCTCACCACCAACAGGCACCGGTCCATGACAGCGAGGAAGCGCAGCCGGGTCTCGACTCGCTGGCGCCGGACGATCGGGAGTGGCGCCCGACGCCGAAACCCACCGCCCCAGGCGCCGAACCGACAGCCCCCGGCAGCCTGAAAGCGCCGGAAACCCACAGCAGCAAACTTGACGCCCTCGAACCGCAGCGCAAAGGGGGAGAAGACTTTCCGCTGACCACCAACCAGGGCGTACGTATTGCCGACGATCAGAATTCACTACGCGCTGGCACCCGCGGCCCAACGCTGCTGGAAGATTTCATTCTGCGCGAGAAGATTACTCACTTTGACCATGAGCGTATTCCCGAGCGCATCGTTCACGCCCGCGGCTCTGCCGCCCACGGTTACTTCCAGCCCTACAAGAGCCTGGCGGCGTTGACCAAAGCCGATTTTCTTTCTGCAGCGGATAAAGTCACGCCGGTATTTGTCCGTTTCTCCACGGTGCAGGGCGGCGCAGGGTCGGCGGACACGGTCCGCGATATTCGCGGTTTCGCTACCAAGTTTTACACTGACGAAGGGATTTTTGACCTGGTCGGCAACAACACACCGGTCTTCTTTATCCAGGACGCGATAAAGTTCCCCGACTTTGTCCACGCCGTGAAGCCTGAGCCTCACTGGGCTATCCCGCAGGGGCAAAGCGCCCACGACACCTTCTGGGATTATGTCTCTCTGCAACCGGAAACGCTGCACAACGTGATGTGGGCGATGTCGGATCGCGGCATCCCGCGCAGCTACCGCACCATGGAAGGCTTTGGTATTCACACCTTCCGCCTGATCAACGCCGAAGGTAAAGCCACTTTCGTCCGCTTCCACTGGAAACCGGTGGCCGGCAAGGCGTCGCTGGTGTGGGATGAAGCGCAGAAGCTGACCGGTCGCGATCCCGATTTTCACCGTCGCGAACTATGGGAAGCCATTGAGGCCGGAGATTACCCGGAATTTGAGCTCGGCCTGCAACTGATCCCTGAAGAGAACGAATTTGATTTTGACTTCGACCTGTTAGATCCTACCAAGCTGATCCCTGAAGCGCTGGTGCCGGTGCAGCGGGTCGGCAAAATGGTTCTCAACCGCAACCCGGACAACTTCTTTGCCGAAAATGAACAGGCGGCCTTCCATCCCGGGCATATCGTACCGGGGATTGATTTCAGCAACGATCCGCTGCTGCAGGGGCGACTCTTCTCTTACACCGATACGCAAATTAGCCGCCTGGGTGGGCCGAACTTCCATGAAATCCCCATCAACCGTCCGACATGCCCGTACCACAACTTCCAGCGCGACGGGATGCACCGGATGGACATTGACACCAATCCGGCCAACTACGAGCCCAACTCAATAAACGACAACTGGCCGCGTGAAACGCCGCCGGCGGCCAAACGCGGCGGCTTTGAGTCCCTCGCCGAGCGCGTCGACGGCGAAAAAATTCGCCAGCGCAGCCCCTCGTTCGGCGAATATTACGCCCAGCCGCGTCTGTTCTGGCTGAGCCAGACGCCAATTGAGCAGCAGCATATTATCGATGGTTTCAGCTTCGAACTCAGCAAAGTGGTCCGCACCTGGATCCGCGAGCGAGTGGTCGATCACCTGGCCCATATCGATACGCGGCTGGCGGAAGCGGTCGGGGCGAATTTAGGTCTCGAACTGAGCGATGAACAGCGCGCCATTACCCTGCCCTCCCCGGTCAACGGCGTGGAGAAAGACCCCAGCCTCAGCCTCTACGCCGATGCCGAAGGGGATGTGAAAGGCCGCGTGGTGGCCGTCCTGCTCAACGAGCACACCTCGGCGCAGGATCTGGTCCATCTCCTGCAGGCGCTGCAGGCCCATGGCGTACACAGCAAACTGCTCTTCTCGCGGATGGGCGAGGTCATCGCCGACGACGGTTCTCCCGTGCCGATCGCCGGCACCTTCGCGGGTTCGCCGTCGCTGACGGTGGATGCTGTGGTGGTGCCTGGCGGCGACCTCAGCGCCCTGAGCCAGAGCGGCGACGCGCGCTACTACCTTCTGGAAGCCTATAAACATCTGAAGCCGATTCTGTTGGCAGGCGATGCGCGACAGCTGACGTCCGTTCTGCAGGTCCCGTCCCAGGGTGAAGAGGGAGTCATCGTCACCGATGCTCTCGACACGCCAGCGGCAGACGCACTGCTCGCCCTGATGACCGCGCACCGCGTGTGGTCGAGAAGCCCGAAAATCGCCGCTATTCCGGCGTAG
- the chbC gene encoding PTS N,N'-diacetylchitobiose transporter subunit IIC translates to MSKVIDSLEKVLLPFAVKIGKQPHINAIKNGFIKLMPLTLAGAMFVLINNVFLSFGEGSFFYSMGIRLDASTIETLNGFKAIGGNVYNGTLGIMSLMAPFFIGSALAEERKVDPMAAGLLAVAAFMTVTPYSVGEAYAVGANWLGGQNIISGMIIGLVVAELFTFVIRRNWVIRLPDSVPGSVSRSFSALIPGFLILSIFGIISWALASYGSNFHQIIMDSISTPLAAMGSVVGWAYVIFNSLLWFFGVHGSLALTALDNGIMTPWALENIALYNQYGSVDAAIEAGKQFHFWAKPMLDSYILLGGSGATLGLIIAIFIASRRADHRQVAKLALPSGIFQINEPILFGLPIIMNPVMFIPFVLVQPILAAITLAAYSLGIIPPVTNLAPWTMPTGLGAFFNSNGSVAALLVALFNLGVATLVYLPFVVLSNKAQTVIEQEESEEDIANALKF, encoded by the coding sequence ATGAGTAAAGTGATCGACTCGCTTGAAAAGGTACTCCTTCCTTTTGCAGTGAAAATAGGAAAGCAGCCGCATATTAATGCGATTAAAAACGGATTTATTAAATTAATGCCGCTGACCCTCGCCGGGGCCATGTTTGTATTAATTAACAACGTTTTTCTGAGCTTCGGCGAGGGCTCTTTCTTTTATTCCATGGGCATTCGCCTGGATGCCTCCACCATTGAAACCTTAAACGGCTTTAAGGCTATCGGCGGAAACGTCTATAACGGTACCCTCGGCATTATGTCGCTGATGGCGCCGTTCTTTATCGGCTCCGCGCTGGCGGAAGAGCGCAAAGTTGACCCGATGGCCGCGGGTCTGCTGGCGGTGGCGGCTTTCATGACCGTGACCCCGTATAGCGTGGGCGAAGCCTATGCGGTGGGGGCCAACTGGCTGGGCGGGCAGAACATCATCTCCGGGATGATTATCGGTCTGGTTGTCGCGGAACTGTTCACCTTCGTTATCCGTCGTAACTGGGTGATCAGACTGCCGGACAGCGTCCCAGGGTCGGTATCGCGCTCTTTTTCCGCGCTGATCCCGGGCTTCTTGATCCTCTCCATCTTCGGCATTATCTCGTGGGCCCTGGCGAGCTACGGCAGCAACTTCCACCAGATCATCATGGACTCCATCTCCACGCCGCTGGCGGCGATGGGCAGCGTGGTTGGCTGGGCATACGTTATCTTTAACTCCCTGCTGTGGTTCTTCGGCGTGCACGGCTCCCTGGCGCTGACCGCACTGGATAACGGCATCATGACCCCGTGGGCGCTGGAAAACATCGCGCTGTACAACCAGTACGGCTCTGTCGATGCGGCCATCGAAGCGGGCAAACAGTTCCACTTCTGGGCCAAGCCGATGCTCGACTCCTACATCCTGCTGGGTGGCTCCGGAGCGACGCTGGGCCTGATTATCGCCATCTTTATCGCTTCCCGCCGCGCTGACCATCGTCAGGTTGCGAAGCTGGCGCTGCCGTCAGGTATCTTCCAGATTAACGAACCGATTCTGTTTGGCCTGCCGATCATCATGAACCCGGTGATGTTCATCCCGTTCGTGCTGGTCCAGCCGATTCTGGCGGCCATTACGCTGGCGGCCTACAGCCTGGGGATTATCCCACCGGTGACCAACCTGGCGCCGTGGACCATGCCGACCGGTCTGGGAGCGTTCTTTAACAGTAACGGCAGCGTGGCTGCCCTGCTGGTCGCCCTGTTCAACCTTGGCGTCGCGACTCTGGTCTACCTGCCGTTTGTGGTGCTGTCGAATAAAGCGCAGACCGTCATCGAGCAGGAAGAGAGCGAAGAAGATATCGCTAACGCACTGAAATTCTGA
- the nadE gene encoding ammonia-dependent NAD(+) synthetase — protein sequence MTLQQEIIQALGAKPQIDVAGEIRRSVDFLKSYLQTYPFIKSLVLGISGGQDSTLTGKLCQMAINELRAETGDSSLQFIAVRLPYGVQADEQDCQDAIAFIQPDRVLTVNIKAAVLASEQALREAGIELSDFVRGNEKARERMKAQYSIAGMTKGVVVGTDHAAEAITGFFTKYGDGGTDINPIFRLNKRQGKQLLAHLGCPEHLYKKLPTADLEDDRPSLPDEVALGVTYDNIDDYLEGKTLDPSIAKTIEGWYLKTEHKRRPPITVFDDFWKK from the coding sequence ATGACGCTACAACAAGAGATTATTCAGGCGCTGGGCGCAAAGCCGCAGATTGATGTCGCCGGCGAGATCCGCCGCAGCGTGGATTTTCTGAAATCCTACCTGCAGACCTACCCGTTTATTAAATCGCTGGTGCTGGGTATTAGCGGCGGTCAGGACTCCACCCTGACGGGAAAACTATGCCAGATGGCGATTAACGAACTGCGTGCCGAAACCGGCGACAGCAGCCTGCAGTTTATCGCCGTCCGTTTACCCTACGGCGTGCAGGCGGATGAGCAGGACTGCCAGGACGCCATCGCCTTTATCCAGCCTGACCGGGTGTTGACGGTCAATATTAAAGCTGCGGTGCTGGCCAGCGAACAGGCGCTGCGCGAAGCAGGGATCGAACTGAGCGACTTTGTTCGCGGTAACGAAAAAGCCCGTGAGCGAATGAAGGCCCAGTACAGCATCGCCGGAATGACCAAAGGGGTGGTGGTCGGCACCGATCATGCGGCGGAAGCAATTACCGGCTTCTTCACCAAATATGGCGACGGCGGCACCGACATCAACCCAATTTTCCGCCTGAACAAACGTCAGGGCAAACAGCTGCTGGCCCATCTCGGCTGCCCGGAACATCTGTATAAGAAGCTGCCGACCGCCGACCTGGAAGACGATCGCCCCTCCCTGCCGGATGAAGTGGCCCTGGGTGTCACCTACGATAACATCGACGATTATCTGGAAGGCAAAACGCTGGACCCCAGTATCGCCAAAACCATCGAAGGCTGGTATCTGAAAACCGAACACAAGCGTCGGCCGCCGATCACCGTCTTTGACGATTTCTGGAAAAAATAG
- a CDS encoding 6-phospho-beta-glucosidase encodes MSQKLKVVTIGGGSSYTPELLEGFLKRYHELPVTELWLVDVEEGQEKLDIIHALCQRMVEKAGVPMKVYKTLDRRAALQGADFVTTQLRVGQLKAREKDERIPLSHGYLGQETNGAGGLFKGLRTIPVIFDIVKDVQEICPDAWIINFTNPAGMVTEAVYRHTSFKRFIGVCNIPIGMKMFITDVLQLSPSDELNIDLFGLNHLVFVRDVLVNGVSRFDELLDGVASGRLTANSVKNIFDLPFSEGLIRSLRLIPCSYLLYYFKPKEMLAIEMGEYYKGGARAQVVQKVEKQLFELYKNPDLNVKPKELEQRGGAYYSDAACEVINAIYNDKQTEHYVNIPHHGHVDNIPADWAVEMSCTLGRDGAKPTPRITHFDEKVLGLIYTIKGFEVAASQAAISGELNDVLLALNLSPLIHSDRDAEQLAREMILAHEKWLPNFAATIEKLKS; translated from the coding sequence ATGAGCCAGAAATTAAAAGTAGTCACTATTGGCGGCGGCAGCAGCTATACCCCGGAATTACTGGAAGGATTTCTGAAGCGTTATCATGAACTGCCGGTGACCGAGCTGTGGCTGGTGGACGTGGAAGAGGGCCAGGAGAAGCTCGATATTATCCATGCGCTGTGCCAGCGGATGGTGGAAAAAGCCGGCGTGCCGATGAAGGTCTATAAAACGCTGGATCGTCGCGCGGCGCTGCAGGGCGCGGATTTCGTCACCACCCAGCTGCGCGTTGGCCAGCTGAAGGCGCGTGAAAAAGATGAGCGTATTCCGCTGAGCCACGGCTACCTGGGCCAGGAGACCAACGGGGCGGGCGGGCTGTTTAAAGGTCTGCGCACCATCCCGGTGATTTTCGATATCGTGAAAGATGTTCAGGAGATTTGCCCGGACGCGTGGATCATCAACTTCACCAACCCGGCGGGTATGGTCACTGAAGCGGTCTATCGCCACACCAGTTTCAAACGCTTTATCGGCGTGTGCAACATTCCTATCGGCATGAAGATGTTCATCACCGACGTACTGCAGCTGAGCCCGAGCGATGAGCTGAATATCGACCTGTTTGGTCTGAACCACCTGGTGTTCGTCCGCGACGTACTGGTTAACGGGGTATCGCGCTTCGATGAACTGCTGGACGGCGTGGCCTCTGGCCGTCTGACCGCGAACTCGGTGAAAAATATCTTCGATCTGCCGTTTAGCGAGGGGCTGATCCGCTCCCTGCGCCTGATCCCGTGCTCCTATCTGCTCTACTACTTTAAGCCAAAAGAGATGCTGGCGATTGAGATGGGCGAGTACTATAAGGGCGGCGCGCGCGCTCAGGTGGTGCAGAAGGTGGAGAAGCAGCTGTTCGAGCTGTATAAAAACCCGGATCTTAACGTCAAGCCGAAGGAGCTGGAGCAGCGTGGCGGCGCCTATTACTCTGATGCCGCCTGCGAAGTGATCAACGCTATCTATAACGACAAGCAGACTGAGCACTATGTGAATATCCCGCATCATGGCCATGTCGATAATATCCCGGCGGACTGGGCGGTAGAGATGAGCTGCACCTTAGGTCGCGACGGCGCGAAGCCGACGCCGCGCATCACCCATTTCGATGAGAAGGTGTTAGGGCTTATCTACACCATCAAGGGGTTCGAAGTGGCGGCCAGCCAGGCGGCGATCAGCGGCGAGTTGAACGACGTACTGCTGGCGCTGAACTTAAGCCCGCTGATCCATTCCGATCGTGACGCCGAGCAGCTGGCGCGGGAGATGATCCTGGCGCATGAAAAATGGCTGCCGAACTTCGCGGCGACTATCGAAAAACTGAAATCGTAA
- the chbR gene encoding transcriptional regulator ChbR has translation MMTTEISTAREQQLFNGKNFHVVIYNKTESVSGLHQHDYYEFTVVLTGRYYQEINGKRVLLERGDFVFIPMGSHHQSFYEFGATRILNVGISRRFFEKHYLPLLPFGLVASQVYAVQSAFLGYVESVIASLNFRETEFDEFIELVSFYVINRLRHYREEPVADVIPQWLKNTVEAMHDKLKFGEGALENMVQLSGKTQEYLTRATQRYYGKTPMQIINDIRINFAKKQLEITNYSVTDIAYESGYSSPSLFIKTFKKLTSFTPSSYRKHLTSIN, from the coding sequence ATGATGACCACCGAGATCAGTACCGCCAGAGAACAACAGCTGTTCAACGGGAAGAACTTTCATGTGGTCATCTATAACAAAACGGAAAGCGTGAGCGGGCTTCACCAGCATGATTACTACGAATTTACCGTGGTGTTAACCGGGCGCTATTACCAGGAGATCAATGGCAAACGGGTGCTGCTGGAGCGTGGGGATTTTGTCTTTATCCCGATGGGCTCGCACCATCAGAGCTTTTACGAGTTTGGTGCGACGCGGATCCTTAACGTCGGCATCAGCAGACGCTTCTTTGAGAAACATTATCTGCCGCTGCTGCCGTTTGGCCTGGTGGCCTCCCAGGTCTACGCGGTGCAGAGCGCTTTTCTTGGTTACGTAGAGTCGGTTATCGCCTCACTCAATTTTCGCGAAACGGAATTTGACGAATTTATCGAGCTGGTCTCCTTTTATGTCATTAACCGTTTACGTCACTATCGCGAAGAGCCAGTTGCCGACGTCATTCCGCAATGGTTAAAAAATACCGTTGAGGCCATGCACGATAAACTGAAATTTGGTGAGGGCGCGCTCGAAAATATGGTTCAGCTATCGGGCAAAACCCAGGAATATTTAACCCGGGCGACCCAGCGCTATTATGGTAAAACGCCGATGCAGATAATTAATGATATCCGTATCAATTTTGCCAAAAAGCAGCTGGAAATTACCAACTATTCGGTGACGGATATTGCGTATGAATCCGGCTACAGTAGCCCGAGCCTGTTTATTAAAACGTTTAAAAAACTGACGTCGTTTACGCCGAGCAGTTATCGCAAACATTTGACCAGTATTAATTAA
- the chbB gene encoding PTS N,N'-diacetylchitobiose transporter subunit IIB, which translates to MEKKHIYLFCSAGMSTSLLVSKMRAQAEKYEVPVIIEAYPETLAGEKGPEADVVLLGPQIAYMLPEIQRLLPNKPVEVIDSLLYGKVDGLGVLKAAVAAIKKAAAQ; encoded by the coding sequence ATGGAAAAGAAACACATCTATCTGTTCTGCTCGGCAGGCATGTCCACGTCACTGCTGGTCTCCAAAATGCGCGCGCAGGCAGAAAAATACGAAGTCCCGGTCATTATTGAAGCCTATCCCGAAACTCTCGCGGGTGAAAAGGGACCGGAAGCCGACGTGGTATTATTAGGCCCACAAATTGCGTATATGTTACCGGAAATTCAGCGTCTGCTGCCAAATAAACCGGTAGAAGTCATCGATTCTCTTCTCTATGGCAAGGTGGATGGTTTAGGTGTATTGAAAGCCGCCGTCGCGGCCATTAAGAAAGCTGCAGCACAATAA
- the chbA gene encoding PTS N,N'-diacetylchitobiose transporter subunit IIA produces the protein MFDLDNIDAVETPENDLEEVVMGLIINSGQARSLAYAALKQAKQGDFAAAKAMMEQSRQALSEAHRVQTQLIESDEGEGKMKVSLVLVHAQDHLMTSMLARELVAELIELHEKVQ, from the coding sequence ATGTTTGATCTGGACAACATCGACGCGGTAGAGACCCCGGAAAATGACCTCGAAGAGGTGGTGATGGGGCTGATTATCAACTCCGGACAAGCCCGCAGCCTGGCCTATGCCGCGCTGAAGCAGGCGAAGCAGGGGGATTTTGCTGCCGCGAAAGCGATGATGGAGCAGTCGCGCCAGGCGCTGAGCGAGGCGCATCGCGTACAGACCCAGCTTATCGAAAGCGACGAAGGCGAAGGCAAAATGAAGGTCAGCCTGGTGCTGGTGCATGCTCAGGACCATCTGATGACCTCCATGCTGGCCCGTGAGCTGGTCGCCGAATTGATTGAGCTGCACGAGAAGGTACAATAG
- the chbG gene encoding chitin disaccharide deacetylase — MERVLIVNADDFGLSKGQNYGIIEACRNGVVTSTTALVNGAAIDHAAQLSRSIPELAVGMHFVLTLGEPLSAMPGLTREGKLGKWIWQQAEEGRLPLEEIAHELACQYRRFVERFGHEPTHIDSHHHVHMIAPIYPIVAAFAREKGIALRIDRQVAAQSGLDQQAARSSAGFSSEFYGEAVSEELFVQTLDASLARGERSLEVMCHPAFVDQTIMGSAYCYPRLGELDVLTSASLKAAIADRGYRLGTYRDV, encoded by the coding sequence ATGGAACGCGTGTTGATCGTCAATGCCGACGATTTCGGCCTCAGTAAAGGGCAGAACTACGGCATTATTGAGGCCTGCCGTAACGGCGTGGTGACATCGACCACGGCGCTGGTCAACGGCGCGGCCATTGACCACGCCGCCCAGCTGAGCCGCAGTATCCCGGAGCTGGCGGTCGGGATGCACTTTGTGCTGACGCTGGGCGAGCCGCTGTCGGCGATGCCGGGATTAACTCGCGAGGGTAAGCTCGGGAAATGGATCTGGCAGCAGGCGGAAGAAGGTCGCCTGCCGCTGGAGGAGATCGCCCATGAGCTGGCGTGTCAGTACCGTCGTTTTGTCGAACGCTTCGGCCATGAGCCGACGCATATCGACAGCCACCACCATGTGCATATGATCGCCCCGATCTATCCCATCGTGGCGGCCTTTGCCCGCGAGAAGGGGATTGCGTTACGTATTGACCGCCAGGTGGCGGCGCAGAGTGGGCTCGATCAACAGGCGGCGCGCAGCAGCGCAGGCTTCAGCAGCGAGTTTTACGGCGAAGCGGTCTCTGAGGAACTGTTTGTGCAGACGCTGGATGCCTCACTCGCCCGTGGGGAGCGCTCCCTGGAGGTGATGTGTCATCCGGCTTTTGTCGATCAGACCATTATGGGCAGCGCCTACTGCTACCCGCGGCTGGGTGAGCTTGATGTGTTGACCTCTGCCTCGCTGAAAGCAGCGATAGCCGACCGGGGTTATCGTCTGGGAACCTACCGCGACGTGTAA
- the cho gene encoding excinuclease Cho yields the protein MARKQSAPRLEFEAAAIYEYPEHLRPWLETLPKLPGVYQFHGDSDTMPLYIGKSVNLRSRVLSHLRTPEEAAMLRQSRRITWQRTAGELGALLLEAQLIKEQQPLFNKRLRRNKQLCAWLLADDRPQIVYAREVDFSHQQHLYGLFANRRAALQMLQTLADEQRLCYGLLGLEPLSRGRACFRSALGRCAGACCGKESVEAHRQRLLAQMSRLQLVCWPWAGPVALEERGADMTQYHVIHNWLWLGAVDSLDQAAELTRLPAGFDQDGYKILCKPLLSGNYPLHPLG from the coding sequence GTGGCCAGAAAGCAATCTGCCCCGCGTCTGGAGTTTGAGGCGGCGGCGATCTATGAATATCCCGAACACCTTCGCCCGTGGCTGGAGACATTGCCAAAGCTACCGGGCGTCTATCAGTTTCACGGCGACAGCGACACGATGCCGCTCTATATCGGTAAGAGCGTCAACCTCCGCAGCCGCGTGTTGTCCCATTTGCGCACCCCCGAAGAGGCCGCGATGCTGCGTCAGTCGCGGCGTATCACCTGGCAGCGCACCGCAGGTGAACTGGGAGCGCTGCTGCTGGAGGCGCAGCTGATTAAAGAGCAGCAGCCGCTGTTTAACAAGCGGCTACGGCGTAACAAGCAGCTCTGCGCCTGGCTGCTTGCGGACGACCGGCCGCAGATTGTCTATGCCCGCGAGGTTGATTTCTCGCACCAGCAGCATCTCTATGGTCTGTTCGCCAACCGGCGGGCGGCGCTGCAGATGCTGCAGACCCTTGCTGACGAACAGCGCCTCTGTTATGGCCTGCTCGGCCTGGAGCCGCTCAGCCGCGGCCGCGCCTGCTTTCGCTCCGCGCTGGGCCGCTGCGCCGGCGCCTGCTGTGGAAAGGAGAGCGTGGAGGCGCACCGCCAGCGCCTGCTGGCGCAGATGAGCAGACTGCAGCTGGTGTGCTGGCCGTGGGCGGGGCCGGTGGCGCTTGAGGAGCGCGGGGCAGATATGACGCAGTATCACGTCATTCATAACTGGCTGTGGCTGGGCGCCGTCGACTCGCTCGACCAGGCCGCTGAGCTGACCCGTCTGCCCGCCGGGTTTGACCAGGATGGTTACAAGATCCTCTGTAAGCCTCTGCTCAGCGGCAACTACCCGCTGCACCCGCTGGGCTGA
- the cedA gene encoding cell division activator CedA, with the protein MKPLRQQNRPVISYVPRVEPAPPEHAVKMDHFRDVWILRGKYVAFLLMGEHFRRSPAFSVPESAQRWANQVRQEGEIEA; encoded by the coding sequence ATGAAACCATTGCGCCAACAAAATCGCCCTGTCATTAGCTACGTGCCGCGCGTGGAGCCTGCGCCCCCGGAACATGCCGTGAAAATGGACCATTTTCGCGATGTCTGGATTTTGCGCGGGAAGTATGTCGCTTTTCTGCTGATGGGGGAGCATTTCCGTCGTTCACCGGCGTTCAGCGTGCCGGAATCGGCCCAGCGCTGGGCTAACCAGGTGCGTCAGGAAGGTGAGATTGAAGCCTGA
- the spy gene encoding ATP-independent periplasmic protein-refolding chaperone Spy produces MMKKLTALFVASTLALGAANLAHAADTTAAPSDSKPMMMHHKGGPGQHDMMFKGLNLTDTQKQQIRDIMKSQRENMKRPSLEERRAMHDLIASDTFDKTKAEAQIDKMEAQHKAMALSRLETQNKIYNILTPEQKKQFNANFEKHLTERNAPAGKMPAPAE; encoded by the coding sequence ATGATGAAGAAACTCACTGCACTGTTTGTTGCCTCTACTCTGGCTCTGGGCGCGGCTAACCTGGCACACGCCGCCGATACCACCGCTGCGCCGAGCGACAGCAAGCCGATGATGATGCATCATAAAGGCGGCCCGGGTCAGCATGACATGATGTTTAAAGGCCTGAACCTGACCGATACGCAGAAGCAACAGATCCGCGACATCATGAAGAGCCAGCGCGAAAATATGAAACGTCCGTCCCTTGAAGAACGCCGCGCGATGCACGATCTGATCGCCAGCGACACCTTCGATAAGACGAAAGCGGAAGCGCAGATCGATAAGATGGAAGCGCAGCATAAAGCGATGGCGCTGTCCCGTCTGGAAACGCAGAACAAGATCTACAACATTCTGACTCCAGAGCAGAAAAAACAGTTCAATGCTAATTTTGAGAAGCATCTGACAGAACGCAACGCGCCGGCAGGTAAAATGCCTGCACCAGCTGAATAA